The Streptomyces sp. NBC_00691 genome has a segment encoding these proteins:
- a CDS encoding NADPH-dependent F420 reductase, which yields MAQHAEELGLGLVQRDRHGLSSGGAGARGGSPRPGGHSWARPDQDVSNCRNVQFPYLLISPSETAPHAPLAARSRHASRSPLPSPLQRSFPRPVPRPVPSPVPDSGNRLRVQAAATDSSKRQPERTEGSTMKIGIIGAGHIGGNLTRRLTALGHDVSVANSRGPETLAALVEETGATAVTASEAARGAEIVVVTVPLKNVPDLPAGFLDGAADGFAVIDTGNYYPRERDGRIAAIEDEGLTESRWTELRIGHPVIKAFNGTYAQDILDRPRPAGDPERLALPVAGDDAGAKEKVRLLIDQLGFDSVDAGGIDDSWRQQPDTPVYGLREGVEAVTKALGAASPERPEGFRG from the coding sequence ATGGCCCAGCATGCGGAAGAGCTCGGCCTTGGCCTGGTGCAGCGGGACCGGCACGGTCTGTCCTCCGGGGGCGCGGGTGCGCGGGGCGGGTCGCCGCGGCCCGGTGGACACTCATGGGCACGGCCTGACCAGGATGTATCGAATTGCAGAAATGTGCAATTTCCCTATTTGCTTATTTCACCCTCTGAGACGGCGCCCCACGCACCCCTCGCAGCTCGTTCTCGCCACGCGTCACGGAGCCCGCTCCCGAGCCCGCTCCAGAGGTCGTTCCCGAGGCCGGTCCCGAGGCCGGTCCCGAGCCCGGTCCCGGACAGCGGGAACAGACTCCGGGTTCAGGCGGCTGCAACAGACAGCTCGAAGCGACAGCCGGAACGGACAGAAGGAAGCACCATGAAGATCGGCATCATCGGCGCCGGCCACATCGGCGGCAATCTGACCCGCCGCCTCACCGCCCTCGGTCACGACGTGTCCGTGGCCAACTCCCGCGGCCCGGAGACCCTCGCGGCGCTCGTCGAGGAGACCGGCGCCACCGCCGTCACCGCCTCGGAGGCCGCGCGGGGCGCCGAGATCGTCGTCGTGACCGTCCCGCTGAAGAACGTCCCCGACCTGCCGGCCGGGTTCCTCGACGGCGCGGCGGACGGCTTCGCCGTCATCGACACCGGCAACTACTACCCGCGCGAGCGCGACGGCCGGATCGCCGCGATCGAGGACGAGGGTTTGACGGAGAGCCGCTGGACCGAGCTCCGGATCGGCCACCCGGTGATCAAGGCCTTCAACGGCACCTACGCGCAGGACATCCTCGACCGGCCGCGCCCGGCGGGCGACCCGGAGCGCCTCGCCCTGCCCGTGGCGGGTGACGACGCGGGGGCGAAGGAGAAGGTACGGCTCCTCATCGACCAGCTGGGCTTCGACTCCGTGGACGCGGGCGGGATCGACGACTCCTGGCGCCAGCAGCCCGACACTCCGGTCTACGGCCTCCGGGAGGGCGTGGAGGCGGTGACGAAGGCGCTGGGCGCGGCCTCCCCCGAGCGTCCCGAGGGCTTCCGGGGCTGA
- a CDS encoding isochorismatase family protein produces the protein MSQHAETAPPAGNTSTVVTAPPAVGVPALPPVDALIVVDVQSAFVTGEGAVPAAARLVDRTTDLLARARRDGALVVHLQNDGPPGAEDEPHTPGWELHHAVESGPREFVIRKPQDDGFAETRLGGVLTGAGVRAVAVCGVMSEMCVQATARTALARGYRVVVPHDAHATQDVPAAPGISEAVPAATVSRVAAYALGSDAEVTVRASEVTFTAPARD, from the coding sequence ATGAGCCAGCACGCGGAGACCGCCCCGCCCGCAGGGAACACCTCGACCGTCGTGACCGCCCCGCCCGCCGTGGGCGTCCCGGCCCTCCCGCCCGTGGACGCGCTGATCGTCGTGGACGTGCAGTCGGCCTTCGTCACCGGTGAGGGGGCCGTGCCCGCGGCCGCGCGGCTCGTCGACCGCACGACGGACCTCCTCGCGCGGGCCCGGCGGGACGGCGCGCTCGTCGTGCACCTCCAGAACGACGGACCGCCCGGCGCGGAGGACGAACCGCACACGCCCGGCTGGGAGCTCCACCACGCCGTCGAGTCCGGGCCGCGGGAGTTCGTCATCCGCAAGCCGCAGGACGACGGATTCGCGGAGACCCGGCTCGGCGGCGTGCTCACCGGAGCGGGCGTGCGTGCGGTCGCCGTCTGCGGCGTGATGTCCGAGATGTGTGTGCAGGCGACGGCGCGTACGGCCCTGGCACGCGGCTACCGCGTCGTCGTGCCGCACGACGCCCATGCCACCCAGGACGTCCCGGCGGCGCCCGGGATCAGCGAGGCCGTCCCGGCCGCCACGGTCTCCCGGGTCGCGGCGTACGCCCTGGGGAGCGACGCGGAGGTCACCGTACGAGCCTCCGAGGTCACGTTCACGGCCCCGGCCCGCGACTGA
- a CDS encoding VanZ family protein: MTARAPLPSSLRRTRRIVLIGLAVLATAGALYVVRMPLMMSAPRCVAGRWHGCFDTFNGVVLMTLVAVPLSLLVAGALTLRRRAAGVPSAWRRSLAEVGMVHGTVPFLWLTLMPGAAPGIAPARVSLVPLRDLVTMGTLGIVGNLLVFASLGFFAPMRFRALASVPRVAALGAACSLLVETAQYVFRLDRVSSVDDVLVNTTGAALAALASRHWWRTTADAPTDRPRPAMASAA, encoded by the coding sequence ATGACAGCCCGCGCACCCCTGCCCTCGTCGCTCCGCCGCACACGAAGGATCGTGCTCATCGGCCTCGCGGTCCTCGCAACGGCGGGTGCGCTGTACGTCGTGCGCATGCCGCTCATGATGTCCGCTCCGCGGTGCGTGGCCGGGCGGTGGCACGGCTGCTTCGACACGTTCAACGGCGTGGTGCTCATGACGCTGGTCGCGGTGCCGCTGTCCCTGCTCGTGGCGGGGGCCCTGACGCTCCGGCGGCGGGCCGCCGGTGTCCCGTCCGCGTGGCGGAGGTCGCTGGCCGAGGTGGGCATGGTCCACGGGACGGTGCCGTTCCTGTGGCTGACCCTGATGCCGGGCGCGGCGCCCGGCATCGCCCCCGCCCGGGTGAGCCTGGTGCCGCTGCGGGACCTGGTCACGATGGGGACGCTCGGGATCGTGGGCAATCTTCTGGTCTTCGCCTCGCTGGGCTTCTTCGCCCCGATGCGGTTCAGGGCGCTGGCGTCCGTGCCACGCGTCGCGGCGCTCGGCGCCGCCTGTTCCCTCCTCGTCGAGACCGCCCAGTACGTGTTCCGGCTCGACCGGGTGTCCTCCGTGGACGACGTCCTGGTCAACACCACCGGTGCCGCACTGGCCGCCCTGGCCTCACGGCACTGGTGGCGCACCACGGCGGACGCGCCGACGGACCGGCCCCGCCCCGCCATGGCGTCGGCGGCCTGA
- a CDS encoding response regulator transcription factor has translation MRVLIVEDEPYLAEAVRDGLRLEAIAADIAGDGDSALELLSVHSYDLAVLDRDIPGPSGDEVARRIVASGSGIPILMLTAADRIDDKASGFELGADDYLTKPFELRELVLRLRALDRRRAYARPPVRELAGLRVDPFRREVFRDGRYVALTRKQFAVLEVLVAAEGGVVSAEELLERAWDENVDPLTNAVRITVSALRKRLGEPWIIATVPGVGYRIGTGPDTRPGLTRG, from the coding sequence ATGCGCGTACTGATCGTGGAGGACGAGCCCTACCTGGCCGAAGCCGTCCGTGACGGGCTGCGGCTCGAGGCGATCGCCGCCGACATCGCCGGGGACGGCGACTCCGCCCTGGAGCTGCTCAGCGTCCACTCCTACGACCTCGCGGTCCTCGACCGCGACATCCCCGGCCCCTCCGGTGACGAGGTGGCCCGGCGCATCGTCGCCTCCGGGAGCGGCATCCCGATCCTCATGCTCACGGCAGCCGACCGGATCGACGACAAGGCCTCCGGCTTCGAGCTCGGCGCCGACGACTACCTCACCAAGCCGTTCGAACTGCGGGAGCTCGTCCTGCGGCTGCGGGCTCTCGACCGCAGACGCGCGTACGCCCGGCCGCCGGTCCGCGAGCTCGCGGGCCTGCGGGTCGACCCCTTCCGCCGGGAGGTCTTCCGGGACGGGCGGTACGTCGCGCTCACCCGGAAACAGTTCGCCGTCCTCGAAGTCCTCGTCGCCGCCGAGGGCGGGGTCGTCAGTGCCGAGGAACTGCTCGAACGGGCCTGGGACGAGAACGTCGACCCCCTCACCAACGCCGTACGCATCACCGTGTCCGCACTGCGCAAACGGCTCGGCGAACCATGGATCATCGCCACCGTGCCGGGCGTCGGCTACCGCATCGGGACCGGCCCGGACACGCGCCCCGGCCTGACGCGTGGATAG
- a CDS encoding sensor histidine kinase → MDRRRGLSARLKLTLSYAGFLAVAGALLLAVVWGYLLRYVPDNSQGLLGISPNRYLLTRTFLPPAAVAMGFLLVFGLVGGWLLAGRMLAPLTQIREAARRAGDGSLSHRIRMKGRQDEFRELSDAFDSMLRRLESHVDEQRMFAANASHELRTPLAISRALLDVARKDPTLDREELVERLQAVNTRAIDLTEALLLLSRGDTGTFTREGVDLSLLAEEAAETLLPLAEQRRITLAVSGDAARTSGSEELLLRMVTNLVQNAVVHNVPTGGTVTVHTETVRTESVRTGTGGAASVLRVENTGPPLPPELVPTLTEAFRRGADRVRTDEHAGVGLGLAIVQSVVRAHDGSLDLTPRPGGGLLVTVRLPGAP, encoded by the coding sequence GTGGATAGACGCCGAGGGCTCAGCGCCCGACTGAAACTGACCCTGAGCTACGCCGGGTTCCTCGCCGTCGCCGGCGCCCTGCTGCTCGCCGTGGTGTGGGGCTACCTGCTGCGGTACGTCCCCGACAACTCGCAGGGCCTGCTGGGGATCTCGCCCAACCGTTATCTCCTGACCCGGACCTTCCTCCCGCCGGCCGCCGTGGCGATGGGCTTCCTCCTCGTGTTCGGGCTCGTCGGGGGATGGCTCCTCGCCGGCCGGATGCTCGCACCGCTCACCCAGATCAGGGAGGCGGCGCGCAGGGCCGGGGACGGGTCGCTGTCCCACCGGATCCGGATGAAGGGCCGCCAGGACGAGTTCCGTGAACTCTCCGACGCGTTCGACTCGATGCTCCGGAGACTCGAGTCGCACGTCGACGAACAGCGGATGTTCGCCGCGAACGCCTCCCACGAACTGCGCACCCCCCTGGCGATCTCGCGGGCGCTCCTCGACGTCGCCCGCAAGGATCCCACCCTCGACCGGGAGGAGCTCGTCGAACGACTGCAGGCGGTCAACACGCGGGCGATCGATCTCACCGAGGCCCTGCTCCTGCTCAGCCGCGGCGACACCGGCACCTTCACCCGCGAGGGCGTCGACCTCTCCCTCCTCGCCGAGGAGGCCGCGGAAACGCTGCTCCCCCTCGCGGAACAGCGCCGGATCACGCTCGCCGTCTCCGGCGACGCTGCCCGGACCAGCGGCTCCGAGGAGCTCCTGCTGCGGATGGTGACGAACCTCGTCCAGAACGCGGTCGTCCACAACGTCCCCACCGGCGGAACGGTGACGGTCCACACCGAGACGGTCCGCACCGAGTCCGTCCGTACCGGGACGGGCGGCGCCGCGAGCGTGCTGCGGGTGGAGAACACGGGCCCTCCGCTCCCCCCGGAACTGGTACCGACCCTGACCGAGGCGTTCCGGCGGGGAGCGGACCGCGTACGCACCGACGAACACGCCGGCGTGGGGCTCGGGCTGGCCATCGTGCAGAGCGTCGTCCGCGCCCACGACGGCTCCCTCGACCTCACCCCCAGGCCCGGCGGCGGCCTCCTCGTCACGGTCCGGCTCCCCGGCGCACCCTAG
- a CDS encoding DUF2306 domain-containing protein, translating to MGRTTSTDTSTGSVTGEGSRQDPGAPTVIGTGAGRGIRWGRVSALAVTVVCLVYAPIAMTELWPYATPGAPAIGEWLLGRSVSAEFVADAVRDRMGPYTRSLIPLIVHSVLGGLLMLLGPVQLLSAVRRRIRLHRVLGTVFAVTVYVSMAGAALYLLRTPPAEAFSGAAFWIVLATILVGTVGSVTFGVLAAVRGFPDLHQRWLLLCYGFLMTAPLLRIEWGVLPALYPGLSLQDVNRVAIMHLGALVAFGALLASRALDRRTEVPGLTGTWVPAPVLVAAHVLGAAGLGWTTGALLDQGAQGRRLFLAYLVPYVLTYAVVAVRARRARERGAVWAREEWRLHLAAQCLAPAFSAATVPVLERTMGLDRITSLIAGVGVGAGMLSYAAVALVSLRILHGREVLARQREFIGADGSN from the coding sequence GTGGGACGTACGACGAGCACGGACACGAGCACGGGCTCGGTGACCGGCGAGGGCAGCCGTCAGGATCCGGGGGCGCCCACCGTCATCGGCACCGGCGCGGGTCGCGGCATCAGGTGGGGGCGGGTGTCCGCCCTCGCCGTGACGGTGGTGTGCCTCGTGTACGCGCCGATCGCCATGACCGAACTCTGGCCGTACGCCACGCCCGGAGCGCCCGCCATCGGCGAGTGGCTCCTCGGCCGGTCCGTCTCCGCGGAGTTCGTGGCCGACGCCGTCCGCGACCGGATGGGGCCGTACACCCGCAGCCTGATCCCGCTGATCGTCCACTCGGTCCTGGGCGGCCTCCTGATGCTGCTCGGTCCGGTGCAGCTGCTCTCCGCGGTTCGCCGCCGCATCCGGCTGCACCGCGTCCTCGGAACCGTCTTCGCCGTCACGGTGTACGTGTCGATGGCCGGCGCCGCGCTCTACCTCCTGCGCACCCCGCCGGCGGAGGCGTTCAGCGGGGCCGCGTTCTGGATCGTCCTCGCGACGATCCTGGTGGGCACGGTCGGCAGCGTGACCTTCGGAGTCCTCGCCGCCGTGCGCGGCTTCCCCGACCTGCACCAGCGCTGGCTGCTGCTCTGCTACGGCTTCCTGATGACCGCTCCGCTGCTGCGGATCGAATGGGGCGTCCTGCCCGCGCTGTACCCCGGCCTCTCCCTCCAGGACGTCAACCGTGTCGCGATCATGCACCTCGGGGCCCTCGTCGCCTTCGGCGCGCTCCTGGCCTCCCGTGCCCTCGACCGCCGGACCGAGGTTCCCGGCCTGACCGGCACCTGGGTCCCGGCCCCGGTCCTCGTCGCCGCCCACGTCCTGGGCGCCGCGGGCCTGGGCTGGACCACGGGCGCCCTGCTGGACCAGGGGGCGCAGGGACGGCGGCTGTTCCTCGCGTACCTCGTCCCGTACGTGCTGACCTACGCCGTCGTCGCGGTCCGCGCGCGGCGCGCCCGCGAGCGGGGGGCGGTCTGGGCGCGCGAGGAGTGGCGGCTGCACCTGGCGGCCCAGTGCCTGGCGCCCGCGTTCTCGGCGGCGACCGTGCCCGTACTGGAGCGGACCATGGGCCTGGACCGGATCACCTCCCTCATCGCGGGAGTCGGCGTCGGAGCCGGAATGCTGTCGTACGCGGCGGTCGCGTTGGTGAGTCTGCGGATCCTGCACGGACGCGAAGTCCTCGCACGGCAGCGGGAGTTCATCGGAGCGGACGGGAGCAACTGA
- a CDS encoding helix-turn-helix transcriptional regulator, with protein MSDVRLTTPSFLVLGIIDKLGEASPYDVKGEAARTVAPFWSMPHAQVYAQCDRLLEAGLLSEVRQSGGRNRRLMKLTDAGTEALRGWLADPAFVPVEARERGILKLWFGASPRVHAPVQIEEHRRTLDEYEELAGEVGESLTRGQREALEFGIRYERMMVDFWHWVESRES; from the coding sequence ATGTCTGACGTCCGGTTGACCACGCCCTCCTTCCTCGTGCTGGGCATCATCGACAAGTTGGGCGAGGCCAGCCCGTACGACGTGAAGGGCGAGGCCGCGCGGACCGTGGCGCCGTTCTGGTCCATGCCGCACGCGCAGGTGTACGCCCAGTGCGACCGGCTCCTGGAGGCGGGGCTGCTCTCGGAGGTCAGGCAGTCCGGCGGCCGGAACCGTCGCCTGATGAAGCTCACCGACGCGGGCACGGAGGCGCTCCGCGGCTGGCTGGCCGACCCCGCCTTCGTCCCGGTCGAGGCGCGCGAACGAGGCATCCTCAAGCTGTGGTTCGGGGCGAGTCCGCGCGTCCACGCCCCGGTGCAGATCGAGGAGCACCGGCGGACCCTCGACGAGTACGAGGAACTCGCGGGCGAAGTCGGCGAGTCGCTGACGCGCGGACAGCGCGAGGCCCTGGAGTTCGGCATCCGGTACGAGCGGATGATGGTCGATTTCTGGCACTGGGTCGAGAGCCGCGAATCCTGA
- a CDS encoding ABC transporter permease, with translation MSDDPMSGDRTNGDPMSEGGAKRGRGPGGSAPRGGTGGRPSDGTSGEPSGGFPGRSSGGALGRVVRAGVARRRTQTAVMVLTALLTVASAVLAVGLLVASGAPFDRAFAQQRGAHLTVRFDGSAGSDPDRLAATAHAPGVAAAAGPFALVSVRLRTDGATPPGFEPPPLTMVGRASAAGRVDAVTLVTGRWAAAPGEVVLERRSRPPGAGVGTRLTAGNVALTVVGVAGSAGESADAWVVPSQLTALAGERPAAFQMLYRLTAADTRAQVAAGRDAIAAAAPAGAVVGTRSFLDVRETAQENTAAFVPFVTAFALLGLAMSVLVIGIVVSGAVGAATRRIGILKALGLTPLQIGRVYVAQALIPCSVGALLGVALGNALAVPLMAEVAEAYDTTAVLIPLWVDVTVPAAALAVVAGAAFGPALRAARMPTAAVLRLGAAAGDGRGSRVRVSAVRGLIGRLPLPRPVTLGLAAPFARPARTAGTAAAVAFGALAVTFAVGLGSTLVAVKTDGDPDKGGDVTVRTVARPDDPPPGQPGAGDGGAGVPLPGKPADPAAVAAAIAALPGADSVYRTARTQVEVAGLKGGAPLVAYEGNTAGSPHTMVSGRWFEAAGEAVAPTRFLRATGVSVGDTVTLSEQRRTVRVRIVGEVFDLGGDGMTLRSTAASVAALRPPYLPADFAVTLAPGADAAGYAERLDAVVSPLGAEAAVTEAGRSSVIRAMQALIVMLTLMLVVVACLGVLTTVVLDTRDRVRDLGVYKALGMTPRQTVTQVLASVGAIGLVAGAVGVPLGVALHRQVMPAMGRAVGTTIPAADIDVYGAPLLVLLAAAGVVIATAGALLPAGWAAGAATARALRAE, from the coding sequence ATGAGCGATGACCCGATGAGCGGCGACCGGACGAACGGCGACCCGATGAGCGAGGGCGGCGCGAAGCGCGGCCGTGGCCCGGGAGGAAGCGCGCCGCGCGGCGGCACCGGGGGCAGGCCGTCCGACGGGACCTCGGGCGAGCCGTCCGGTGGGTTCCCCGGCCGGTCGTCCGGTGGTGCTCTCGGCCGGGTCGTGCGCGCGGGGGTCGCGCGGCGGCGTACCCAGACCGCGGTGATGGTGCTGACCGCGCTGCTGACCGTCGCCTCGGCCGTCCTGGCGGTCGGTCTCCTCGTCGCCTCGGGCGCCCCGTTCGACCGGGCCTTCGCCCAGCAGCGCGGGGCGCATCTCACCGTGCGGTTCGACGGGTCGGCGGGGAGCGACCCCGACCGGCTCGCCGCGACGGCGCACGCGCCCGGAGTCGCCGCGGCCGCCGGGCCGTTCGCCCTCGTCTCCGTACGACTCCGTACGGACGGCGCCACGCCGCCCGGGTTCGAGCCACCGCCGCTGACGATGGTCGGCCGGGCGTCCGCCGCCGGGCGCGTGGACGCGGTGACCCTGGTGACGGGCCGGTGGGCGGCGGCTCCCGGCGAGGTCGTCCTGGAACGGAGGTCCCGCCCGCCGGGCGCCGGCGTGGGGACACGCCTGACCGCCGGGAACGTCGCCCTCACCGTGGTCGGCGTCGCCGGGTCCGCGGGGGAGAGCGCCGACGCCTGGGTCGTACCGTCACAGCTCACAGCGCTCGCGGGGGAGCGGCCCGCCGCGTTCCAGATGCTCTACCGGCTCACCGCCGCCGACACGCGCGCGCAGGTCGCGGCGGGCCGCGACGCGATCGCCGCCGCCGCCCCGGCGGGTGCGGTCGTCGGCACCCGGTCCTTCCTCGACGTCCGTGAGACAGCCCAGGAGAACACCGCGGCCTTCGTGCCCTTCGTGACCGCCTTCGCCCTCCTCGGACTCGCGATGTCGGTCCTCGTGATCGGCATCGTGGTGAGCGGCGCCGTGGGCGCCGCGACCCGCCGGATCGGCATCCTGAAGGCCCTCGGCCTCACCCCGCTGCAGATCGGACGGGTGTACGTGGCGCAGGCCCTGATCCCGTGCTCCGTGGGGGCGCTCCTCGGCGTCGCCCTCGGCAACGCGCTCGCCGTACCCCTCATGGCGGAGGTGGCGGAGGCCTACGACACGACCGCCGTCCTCATCCCGCTCTGGGTGGACGTGACGGTCCCCGCGGCCGCCCTCGCGGTGGTGGCCGGAGCCGCCTTCGGCCCCGCGCTGCGTGCCGCCCGGATGCCCACCGCCGCGGTGCTCCGGCTGGGCGCGGCCGCCGGGGACGGGCGGGGGAGCCGCGTCCGGGTGTCCGCCGTCCGCGGCCTGATCGGACGGTTGCCGCTGCCCCGCCCCGTGACCCTGGGCCTTGCCGCGCCCTTCGCACGCCCGGCGCGAACGGCGGGCACGGCCGCCGCGGTGGCCTTCGGGGCCCTCGCGGTGACGTTCGCGGTGGGACTCGGGAGCACGCTGGTCGCGGTGAAGACCGACGGGGATCCGGACAAGGGCGGCGACGTCACCGTCCGCACGGTGGCACGGCCGGACGACCCGCCGCCGGGGCAGCCGGGCGCCGGGGACGGTGGAGCGGGCGTGCCCCTGCCGGGCAAGCCCGCCGACCCGGCGGCCGTGGCGGCGGCGATCGCCGCGCTCCCGGGGGCCGACTCCGTGTACCGGACGGCCCGGACCCAGGTGGAGGTGGCGGGACTCAAGGGCGGCGCGCCGCTCGTCGCGTACGAGGGGAACACCGCCGGCAGCCCCCACACGATGGTCTCCGGCCGCTGGTTCGAGGCCGCGGGCGAGGCGGTCGCCCCGACCCGCTTCCTCCGGGCCACGGGGGTAAGCGTGGGGGACACGGTCACCCTGTCCGAGCAGCGGCGCACCGTCCGGGTACGGATCGTGGGGGAGGTCTTCGACCTGGGCGGAGACGGCATGACCCTGCGCAGCACCGCCGCGTCCGTGGCCGCGCTGCGCCCCCCGTACCTGCCGGCGGATTTCGCCGTCACCCTCGCACCGGGAGCGGACGCCGCCGGCTACGCCGAGCGGCTCGACGCCGTCGTCTCCCCCCTCGGCGCGGAGGCGGCGGTCACGGAGGCGGGCAGGTCGAGCGTCATCCGCGCCATGCAGGCGCTGATCGTGATGCTCACGCTGATGCTCGTCGTCGTCGCCTGCCTCGGAGTGCTCACCACGGTCGTTCTCGACACCCGCGACCGCGTCCGGGACCTGGGTGTGTACAAGGCCCTCGGGATGACCCCGCGGCAGACCGTCACGCAGGTCCTCGCCTCCGTCGGCGCCATCGGCCTGGTGGCGGGCGCGGTCGGCGTGCCGCTCGGCGTGGCACTCCACCGCCAGGTCATGCCGGCCATGGGCCGGGCGGTCGGCACCACGATCCCGGCCGCGGACATCGACGTCTACGGCGCACCCCTGCTGGTGCTCCTCGCGGCCGCCGGCGTGGTCATCGCGACGGCCGGCGCTCTGCTCCCGGCGGGCTGGGCGGCCGGGGCGGCGACGGCGCGGGCCCTGCGGGCGGAGTAG
- a CDS encoding ABC transporter ATP-binding protein, with protein sequence MSASDPLIELSDVGRTYEDGRAALSELTLHVGRGEALAVLGPSGSGKSTLLNLLAGLDRPTTGRVTVDGLRVDRMNETASAGYRRDRIGMVFQFFNLLDDLTVTDNVLLPAQLAGMPRARAAARAAELLDRLGVARHARVHPGRLSGGERQRVAVARALMNRPPLLLADEPTGALDSASGADVRDLLRELNAEGQTIVLVTHDLALAEACATRTLELVDGRVARDVLAATR encoded by the coding sequence GTGTCCGCATCCGATCCCCTGATCGAACTGAGCGATGTCGGGAGGACGTACGAGGACGGCCGTGCCGCGCTCTCGGAGCTGACGCTGCACGTGGGGCGCGGCGAGGCGCTCGCCGTCCTCGGCCCCTCCGGCAGCGGCAAGTCGACCCTGCTCAACCTCCTCGCCGGCCTCGACCGGCCCACCACCGGTCGGGTGACGGTGGACGGGCTGCGCGTCGACCGGATGAACGAGACCGCCTCCGCCGGCTACCGGCGCGACCGGATCGGGATGGTGTTCCAGTTCTTCAACCTCCTGGACGACCTCACCGTCACCGACAACGTGCTGCTCCCGGCCCAGCTGGCCGGGATGCCGCGGGCCCGCGCGGCGGCGCGGGCCGCCGAACTCCTGGACCGGCTCGGTGTCGCCCGCCACGCGCGCGTGCATCCGGGTCGCCTCTCCGGCGGCGAACGGCAACGCGTCGCCGTCGCACGGGCCCTGATGAACCGGCCGCCGCTGCTCCTCGCCGACGAACCGACCGGGGCACTGGACTCCGCGTCCGGGGCGGACGTCCGCGACCTCCTCCGGGAGTTGAACGCCGAGGGACAGACCATCGTGCTCGTGACCCACGACCTGGCGCTCGCCGAGGCCTGCGCGACCCGCACGCTCGAACTCGTCGACGGCCGCGTCGCCCGGGACGTCCTGGCGGCGACCCGATGA
- a CDS encoding sensor histidine kinase, producing the protein MSRYEELVDRMRGPRTLGAPPPMSRWAGVADGLLALALVVATIAGDLNRSYVEVRPELDGAPFPLPFPPGLPAPAGPPPVLDAWPYPPSAVEHVLPPVEAWELMAATLTALPLVLRRRFPLAVYWVVTAAAVLLHLGEVAADATTVTFASGLVAAYSAAMYSPHRRAVAVSLAAGVALYAVFPLVPDVDSGLVPVLVLLPVALASHGVHLWRQRERALRAERDSELRRAVEAERSRIARELHDVVTHNVSMMTIQAGAARTVLATSPDLAREAMLAVEAAGRTAMSELRHVMGLLTMAADGDDPAVDVDLAPQPGLERLTELTERVRASGVPVELAVAGERVALTAGVDLAAYRVVQEALTNVVKHAPGARVSVTVAYEPERLRVEVSDTGAPRGGASRDRGPGRRSPFPTGGHGLLGLRERLAVYGGTLRAGPVPDGGYRIRAVIPWEAP; encoded by the coding sequence GTGAGCAGGTACGAAGAACTCGTCGACCGCATGCGCGGGCCCCGGACCCTGGGCGCGCCGCCCCCGATGTCGCGCTGGGCGGGGGTGGCCGACGGGCTGCTCGCCCTGGCGCTGGTGGTCGCCACGATCGCCGGTGATCTGAACCGCTCGTACGTGGAGGTCCGGCCGGAGCTCGACGGCGCGCCGTTTCCGCTGCCCTTCCCGCCCGGGCTTCCGGCACCGGCGGGGCCTCCTCCGGTCCTCGACGCTTGGCCGTATCCCCCGTCGGCCGTGGAGCACGTGCTGCCGCCGGTGGAGGCCTGGGAGCTGATGGCGGCCACGCTGACGGCGTTGCCGCTGGTGCTGCGCCGGCGCTTCCCGCTCGCCGTCTACTGGGTGGTGACGGCGGCCGCGGTGCTGCTGCACCTCGGCGAGGTCGCCGCGGACGCGACGACGGTCACGTTCGCCTCGGGTCTGGTCGCGGCGTACAGCGCGGCGATGTACAGCCCGCACCGCAGGGCCGTGGCGGTCTCCCTCGCGGCGGGCGTGGCGCTGTACGCCGTCTTCCCGCTGGTTCCGGACGTGGACAGCGGTCTCGTCCCGGTCCTCGTCCTGCTGCCGGTCGCCCTCGCCTCGCACGGCGTCCATCTGTGGCGACAGCGGGAGCGGGCGCTGCGCGCCGAGCGGGACTCCGAGCTGCGGCGCGCCGTGGAGGCGGAGCGGTCCCGGATCGCGCGGGAGCTGCATGACGTGGTCACCCACAACGTCAGCATGATGACGATCCAGGCCGGTGCGGCGCGCACGGTCCTCGCCACCTCCCCCGACCTGGCCCGCGAGGCGATGCTCGCGGTGGAGGCGGCGGGGCGGACGGCGATGTCGGAGCTGCGGCACGTGATGGGGCTGCTCACGATGGCGGCGGACGGCGACGACCCGGCCGTCGACGTGGACCTCGCCCCGCAGCCGGGCCTGGAGCGGCTGACGGAACTGACGGAGCGGGTGCGGGCTTCGGGGGTGCCCGTGGAGCTGGCGGTGGCGGGCGAGCGCGTCGCGCTGACGGCCGGTGTGGACCTCGCCGCCTACCGGGTGGTGCAGGAGGCGCTGACGAACGTCGTGAAGCACGCGCCGGGCGCGCGGGTCTCGGTCACCGTGGCGTACGAACCGGAGCGGCTCCGTGTGGAGGTCTCCGACACGGGCGCTCCGCGCGGCGGCGCCTCCCGGGACCGTGGTCCCGGGAGGCGGTCGCCGTTCCCCACGGGCGGGCACGGCCTGCTCGGACTGCGGGAACGGCTGGCGGTCTACGGCGGTACGCTGCGGGCGGGTCCGGTCCCGGACGGCGGGTACCGGATCCGGGCGGTGATTCCGTGGGAGGCTCCGTGA